Within Thermus sp. CCB_US3_UF1, the genomic segment AGGGGGGCAAGGAGCTCGGCCAGCCCCTTGAGGCTGGCGGAGAAGGAGATGGCCCGAAGCTTCGTGTACCCCAGGAGGAGCTCCATTGGGGAGCACTCCAGGGCACGCCCCTCGTCCAGGGAAAAGACAATCCCCAGCCGCTCCCTGAGGGGTTCGGAGAAAAGGGGGGTTGAGGGCATTTCCCGATCCACTTGGAACCATTATACTAAAAACGCCTCGAGCACCCCTTCAAGAGGGAATAAAGGGGAAGGTGGCCGACGGTGGTAGGCAAGGGAAAGGGCCACCGTCCTTCCGCCGGTAGATGGGGGGAAGCATCAAGGGCCCATTGCCCCTTTCGCAGATGCACGCTAGGCCAATTTCCTACTCCGAACAATTTGGATGCAGCCACACAGGATTTGCAGCAGGAATCTGTTCTTCCTTTTGGGTATTCCCTTACAATAAAGGCATGACCATAGACCCAGAGTTTGTTCGGGGCTTGGACTACTGGAAAAAATGGCTTTGGGTCATCTCCGTTACTCTTGGCTATGCCCTTGTGGTCTGGGGAGGAATGGAACTGAGCCGCTGGCTGGAAGAGCGAGGCCAGCCTTAGTCCCTGCGGACGGAACGCCCCCAGCACCCAAGGGATGGAGCCGGGGCAAAGGCGTTCTCCTTCGCATGGGGCTTGCTGAGGAAATGAGCAGGTGGGCTAGGGGTTTTCCCTCACCGGCTCAAGCCCCCTCGTATTCCTCACCCCCAACCCACAGCCTGCTGGCCCAGGCCATCCGTAGAGGTGAGGGTAATGTCCTGTGCCCCCATCGCCCGGCCTCTTCCGCTCCGCCATGGGCAACCCTGCCAAAGGGGGTGCCCATCCACCCTGTCCCGGGTAGGGAAGGGTTCTCATTCCAGAGCGCCCGCGGCTCCAAAGAGGCTCCGTGTCCCTTCGCCCTCCGCCTGGTCCCTAGGGGTGAGGCATGCTCAGAGGGGAGGAGCTGGCCGCCTGCCCTTAAGGCGAGGGTGCTCTGGTCCCTTAGAGCTGGCCTGGGCTGAAAGGGTGCGGACTAGGGGTTTCACCTGCACCCCAGGCCCGGCCCTTACAAGGAAAGCAGGGCTGCCACCTCCTCCCGGTGCATCAGCTCGCCCATGGGGCCCGAAAGCCGGATCTCTCCCGTCTCCAGAACATAAGCCCGATCGGCCACCCTGCCCGTGAAGCGTAGGTTCTGCTCGGCTAGGAGGATAGGCATCCCTTCCCGTTTCAGCTCCAAGAGCAGCCGGGCAATTTCTTCTACGATCAGGGGGGCCAGGCCCTCAGTGGGCTCATCCAAGAGCAGGAAACGGGGGTTGGTCATCAGGGTACGGGCGAGGGTGAGCATCTGTTGCTCCCCACCCGAAAGCAGGCCTCCCCGGCGGTTTTCTATCTCCTGAAGACGGGGGAGAAGCCCGTAGACGCGGTCCAAGGTCCATGGGCCAGGCCGATGGGCGATAAGGAGGTTCTCCCGCACGGTAAGCTCGGGGAAGATCCGCCGATCGTCAGGCACATAGCCAAGGCCAAGCTGCGCGCGAAGGAAGGGAGGCATTCGGGCCAGATCCTGGTCGCGGTAGACCACCCTACCCCCTTGGCTTCGCACCAAACCCATGATGCCCTTAAGGGTGGTGGTCTTCCCGGCCCCGTTGCGCCCTAGGAGGGCCACCACCTCCCCTTCCCGGACTTCCAGATCCAGACCGTGTAGAACGGGTATGCCCCCGTACCCCGCCCGGAATCCCTCCAGTCGGAGGCTCATGCCCCACCTCCCAGGAAGGCTTGGCGAACCTTCTGATCCTTCTGGATTTCCTCTGGGGTGCCTTCGGCTAGGACTTGGCCCTGATGCAGCACGGTGATCCTATCCGCCAGGGCCAAGACCGCCTCCGTATCGTGCTCTGTGAAGAGGAGGGTAATGCCTTCTTGGCGCAGGAGGCCCCGGATGAACTCCACCATCTGCTTGCGCTCGGCACGGGAAAGGCCTGCCAAGGGCTCATCCAAGAGAAGGAGCTTGGGACGGGCCACCAAGGCAATGGCCACATCCAGGCGCTTCAGGTCTCCGAGGGGGAGCTCTGAAACCGGGCGATGAGCATAACCCCCGAGGCCCACCTTGACCAGGGCCTCTCTAGCCTGTTCCCAAGCCCCAGGAAAAGCCTTCAGGGGTTGGAGGGTAAAGGTCCGGCCTTCGTACCCCAAACGGGCCAAGACCACGGCCTCCAAAACGGTAAACGAGGAAAAGGGCTGGGCCCTTTGGAAGGAGATGGCGATCCCCTTCCGGGCCACCCTAGAGGTGGGCCAACCGGTGATCTCCTCTCCCCGGAACCGGACGCGGCCCGCATCCGGCCGGATGCGCCCCGTGATCACGTTGAAGAGGGTGGTCTTCCCTGCCCCGTTGGGCCCCACCAGGGCATGAAAGGTACCCTCCGCCACCGAGAGGGAAACCGAAGCCAGGGCAAGAAAACCTCCAAAGGATTTATACACTCCCTCAACCTCGAGGAGCCCCACGCTCCACCCCCAGGGAAATCCCCCTCCCAAGCCTGGCCCAGACCCCTGCAAGGCCCCGGGGGAAAAAGAGGACCATCAGGAGGAGCAACAACCCCAAGAAGAAGGGCCAGTACTCCGTCTGGGCCTGGACCAAAACCCGAAGAAAAAGAAAGGCCGCAGCCCCTACCGCAGGCCCCAGGAAGACCCCACTTCCCCCCAGGATGGTGGAGATGATGGCCTCCGCCGAGCGCGTCCAGAAAAGGTAGTCAGGGAAAACGGAGCGCTGCAAGGCCCCCTGGAGGGCCCCAGCCACGCCGGAAATGGCACCCGCAAGGGCGAAGGCCAGGAGGAGGTGCCGGAACCCGTCCAAGCCCACCGCCTCGGCCCGCGCCCGGTTGTCCCGGAGGGCCCGAAGGGCGTAGCCGAAAGGGGAGCGCTCCAAGGAGGCCAAAAGGCCCACCAGGAGGCCAAAGAGCCCTAGGGTGAGGTAGTAAAAGGGCAGGCTCTCCCCCCAAGGCCCCGCCGGCCTCAGGTCGGTAATGCCGTTATCCCCACCCGTGAACGCGTACCACTTGTGGGCCACCGCATACAAAAGTTGGGCAAAGGCCAGGGTCAGCATGGTGAAGTAGATGCGGGTAAGGCGGAGGCTCAGGAAGCCCACCAGAAAAGCAGCCGCACCTCCAAGAAGGAAGGCCAGGGGTAAGGTGGCGAGAAAGGACCATCCCGAGCGGGCCATCAGAAGGGCCATGGCGTAGGCCCCTACCCCGAAAAAGGCCGCCTGGCCAAAGGAAAGGAGGCCAGCCTGGTGGAAGAGCAGGTTAAAGGCCATGGCGTAAAGCCCCAGGATAAGGGCCTCGCTGAGGAGTTTAAGCCCGTACTCCCCCAGGAAGGGACCGAGAAGGGCGAGGCATAGGACCAGGAGACCCAGCCTCATGTTCTCACCGCCGGAGGACGCCCTAGAAGGCCCCAAGGCCTAAGGAGGAGAACCAAGGCCATCAGGGCAAAGGGGAAAACCATGGCCATCTCGGGAAGGAGGAGGATGCCAAAGGCCTGGAGGAGACCGATAAGAACTGCCCCCAGCAGGGCTCCCCAGACGCTGCCCAAGCCGCCGATGACCACCACGATGAAGGCGTTTATCACAGCATCCACGGCCATGCCCGGGGTGGCCGCTTGGAGGGGCACCAAGGCCGCCCCACCCAGGGCAGCCAGGGCGATGCCCAGGGCGAAGATGGCCGTATAGAGCAGGGGGACATTGACCCCCAGGGCCTCGAGCATCTCCCGGTCCTGGGTGGCCGCCCGCACCCAGGTTCCCAAGCGTGTTCGGTACAAAAAGGCCCATAGGCCAAGGGCGGAAAGCCCCGCCAAGGCCAGGAGGAAAAGGTAGTAGCTGGGAAAGGGGGCACCCAGGAGGAAAAGGGGGCTGGAGAAAAGCGGGGGCAAGGGAAACGAGCGGTAACCCGCCCCGAAGGCCAGACGCACCAGGTCCTCCAGAATGAGGAGGAGGGCATAGGTCAGGAGGATCTGGTACTCCTCGGGCCTGGGATAAATCGGGCGGATAAGGAGGCGTTCCACCAAAGCCCCCACCACCAGCCCCGCGGCCAAGACCAGGAACAGGCCAGCCCAGAACCCCTCCGCTTGGCCCCGGGTGAAGGCGAAGAGCAGGTAAGCGCCCAGCATGTAGAAGGAGCCATGGGCGAAGTTCACGATGCCCATGGCCCCGAAGATAAGGGAAAGCCCTACGGAGAGGAGGAAGAGGGTGCTGGCGTAGGCCAGGCCTGTGAGGAGCTGTAGGAGGAGGAAACTCAGGTCCATGGCCTACCGCTTGCACTGGGTGGGGTAGACGGTATCGGAGGCAGGAACAATCCGCATTCGCTCTAGGATGGCGAAGGGGTACTCGGGGCTATGCTTGGTGTACCCCCAGACCAGGCTCTCGAAAACCTGGTGATCCTCAGGACGCATGCGTTTCCTGCCCTCCGGGGCCTCGTAGACCAGACCGCCATCGGCCTCAAAAGCCTTGCGAATGGCCTCGGCCTGGGTGGAGCGGGCCTTCTGGATGGCCAGGGCCAACATCTGCATCCCCGCGTAGGCCTCTTGGGCGTTGTAGCTGGGGTACTCGCCAAAGCGCTTCCGGTAGGCCTCCACAAAGGCCCTGTTCCGCTCCGCGTTGGGGTAGAGGAACCAGTAACGGGCAGAGACCAGTAGCCCCTCCGGGGTTTCCTTGCCCAGGGGGGCGAGAACCTCAAGGGCCGCCCCCACAGGGTTCACAAAGTACCGCACTTGGTTGAAGAAGCCGAAGGCCTTAGCCTGCCGGGCGAAGATCACCATGTCCCCCGCCCACAGGGTGGAGAAAACCCCTTCCGGACGGGCCCGCATCAGGGCGGTGATGAAGCTGGCGTAGTCGGTGGAGCCAAAGCGGGGCCACTGCTCGCTCACCACCTCCACGTCGGGGCGGAGCTGCCTGAGGCGGGCAATGAAGTCCTGCCAGGAAACCCGCCCGAACTCGTAATCCGGGCCGATGTTGGCCCAGCGCTTCACTGGAAGGGTCGCGGCCAGGGCCGCCGCGGCCCAGGCATCCATACGGGCATTGTTGGAGGTGCGGAAAACGTAAGGACGGCACTGCTCCGTGAGGGTAGGGGTGGCCGCGTGGGTCACCACCAAGGGGATCTTGTACTCGTCGGTCAGGGGGGCCACCGCCAGGGCCACGGAGCTGGAGTCGATGCCGAAGAGGAAGTCTACCTTCTCCTGGAGAACGAGGCGCCGGGCCTCCCGCACCCCCACCTCAGGGTTGCCCTGGTCGTCCACCACAAGGAGCTGCAGGGGTCGGCCCAGTACCCCCCCGCGGGCGTTGATCTCCTCCACGGCCAGCTGGGCCCCTTGGGAACCCGATTTGCCGTACCCGGCAAAGTTGCCGCTCAGGATAAACAGGGCTCCGATCTTGATGGGCTGTTGCCCCTGGGCCAGTACCAGGCCCGCCAGGAGGCCGAACGCCAGGATCCACCGCCAAGCCTTCATACTTCACCTCCTACCGTGCACCCACGCCGCCATCCACGGCGTAGAAGCCGCCCGTCAGGTAAGCGTTTTCCGGCTCCAACAGGAAGGCCACCATTCTGGCCACCTCCTCGGGCCGGGCCATGCGCCCCAAGGGGATCTCCCTCAGGAGGGCTGGACCCAGGTGGGGATGTTCCCTCAGGCCCTGGGTCATCTCTGTTTCCGTCCAGCCCGGGGCCACCAGGTTCACCCGGATACCCCGCTCCGCCCAGTCCAGGGCCAAGGCCCGGGTAAGCCCCCAAAGCCCCGCCTTGGAGGCGGTATAGGCGGCCAACCGCCCCCCGCCCCGGAAGCCCAGGACCGAACCCACTAGGACCACGCTGCCCTCCCCCACCAGGCGCTGGGCGAAGGCCTGGGCAGCCACAAAGGCCCCCGTAAGGTTCACCGCCAGCACCTCATCCCAGACCTCCAGGGAAAGGCGCTCAGCCCGGGTGAAGGCCGGGCTGGTACCCGCGTTGTAGACCAGGCCGTAAAGCCCCACATCCCGGGCGAAGCCCGCCACCGCCTCCACCAAGTCCTCCCGGCGGCGCACGTCCACCGCTTTGCCCCAAGCCCCAAGCTCCGTGGCCACGGCCCGCACCCGTTCCGGGTCCCGGCCGGTGAGACCCAGCCTGGCCCCTCGGCGGGCCAGCTCTTGGGCCACGGCCAGGCCGATGCCTCGGGTAGCCCCTATCACCAGGACGGGCCGACCTTCAAGCCTGGGCATGCCGCACCACCCGCTTGGCCTTGAAGGCCGTCCGTTCCAAGGTGCCGGGAGCCTCGAGGCGGACCTCCGGCGTGACCCCTAGGGCAGCCTTGAGGCTTTGCCGAAGGGCTTCCACCAGCCCCTCCCCTACCCCGGGGTGGGCCATCTCCACCACCACCGTGACCCCCTGCACCAGACCGCCCGCCTCCCAAACCTCTATGCGGTACTCGCCGGCTAGCTCGGGAAAGCGGCGCACCACCTCCTCCACCTGACCGGGATAGAACTTGGCCCCCCGGTAGACCACCAGGTCGTCCACCCGGCCCAGGATCCCCCCCACGGCCCGGAGGTGGGTCCGGCCGCAGGGGCAAGGTTCCTTGGTAAGACGGGCCAGATCCCCGGTATAGTAGCGCACCAGGGGTGTAGCCTCCCGGGTGAGGTGGGTGAGGACCAGCACCCCTACCTCCCCTTCGGGGAGGGGTTCTTGGCTTTCCGGGTCCACCACCTCCACCAGGTAATGGTCTTCGGCGAAGTGGAGCCCGGCCTTGGCCTGACACTCCCCGGCAAAGGTGGGGCCCATCTCCGCCAGGCCATAAAAGTCATAGGCCTGGAGACTGAGGGCTTCCTCCAGGCGGCGGCGGGTGGAAGGATTCTCCGTCCCCGCCTCCCCCCCAAAGGCCCCAATCCGCAAGGGGCTCTCCAAGCCTCGAGCCCGAAGGGCCTCCCCAAGGTAGAGGCCGAAGGAGGGGGTGGCGGTGAGGGCCCGGGGCCGGAACCGCTCCATGAGTTCCAGATGGCGTTCCGTCTGGCCCGCACCCACGGGGAGAACGAATAGGCCCATGGCCCTGGCCGCGTAGTGGACGGCCAAGCCCGCCACCCAAAGGCCGTAGCTGAATCCGTTCAGGAGGATATCCCCTGGGCGCAGCCCATATCCATAGAGCACCCGGGCAGTTACCTGGGTGATGTTTTCCACATCCCCCTCGCTCCAGACCGTGCCCACGGGGAAGCCCGTGGTACCGCTGCTAGGGTGGTATTCCCGCCAGCTTTGCGCCTCCACCCCCGTGTAGCGGCCTAGGGGGGGATGGGCCTGCTGCTCCGCCCGAAGTTCGGCCTTGGTGACCAGGGGCAAGCGGCTCAGGTCTTCCAGGTGGCGCAACTCCAGGTTCACGCCTGCCCACTTCTCGCGGAAAAAGGCGCTTGTCCGCCAGAGCCGCTCCACCTGCTGACGTAGGCGCTCCAACTGAAGACTTTCCAGCTGAGGACGGGGCAGGGTCTCCACCTCCGGTTCCCAAAAGGCCCGCATCGGTTTCCCCCTAAGCTTTGAGGCTACTATAGCCATTTGGACTATACCTGTCAAGAGCGCACACAAATGTACAGCTTGTCCCCTTTATGGTATAGTAGCCCCATGGCCCAGTCCACCATCCCCTCCCTCTACACCCTGAGCGACCTAGCCCGGGAAAGCGGGGTGTCCCGCCGCATCCTGCAGCACTACGCCCACCTGGGCCTTCTGGAACCTGGGGCCCTCACCCAAGGAGGACGCAAGCTCTATACGGGCTTTGCCCTATACCTCATCCAGGACATTCAGGACCTCAACCAGCTGGGCTTTACCCTGGAAGAAATCCGCAAAATCATGGCCCTGAAGAAGGTCATTTTCCACCCAGACGGCACCTACCGGGAAGACTGGAGGCGGGAGGAGATCCCCCTCACCCAGGAGGAGCTTTGGGCCATGTGGGCGAAAACGGGGGAGGTGCTTTCCAGCATGGAGCGCCAGGAGCGGATGATCCGGCGCTTCCACCGCTTCTTAACCAAGCACTTCGCCCCCAAGGAGGTGCGGGATGGACTTCGGTCTGGACCGGGAGACGGAGGCGCTCAAGGAGCGGGTGCGGGCCTTCCTGGAGGAGGCGGTGATCCCCAGGGAGGGGGAGGCGGCCAGGAACCTGGATAGCCTCGAGGCCATCGCCAAGGAGCTCCAGGGGGAGGCCAAAAGGCGGGGGCTCTTCCTGCCCCACATGCCCAAGGCCCTAGGGGGGCTTGGCCTCACCTGGACCCAGCTGGCCGTGGTCCTGGAGGAGGCAGGCCGGAGCCTTCTAGGCCCCAAGGCCCTGAACGCCTCGGCCCCCGACGAGGGGAACATGCACCTTCTGGAGAAGGTGGGAAGCGAAGCGCAGAAGCGGCGCTACCTCCACCCCCTCCTGGAGGGGGAGATCCGCAGCGCCTTCGCCATGACCGAGCCCATGGGGGCCGGGGCCGACCCTAGCCTCCTCAAGGCCACCGCCCGGCGCAAGGGGAGGGGGTTTGTCCTCGAGGGGCGGAAGTGGTTCATCACCGGGGCGGAGGGGGCGGCCTTTTTCATCGTCCTGGCCCGGGCCGAGGAAGGGCCCACCCTGTTCCTGGTGGACCGGGAAAACCCGGGGCTGAAGCTGGTCCGCACCATCCCCACCATGGACCACTGGTCCATCGGCGGGCACGGGGAGCTGGTCCTGGAAGGGTGCGAGGTGGGGGAAGAGGCCGTCTTGGGGGAGGTGGGCCAGGGCTTCGCCTACGCCGAGCTCCGCCTGGACCCGGCCCGGCTCACCCACTGCATGCGCTGGCTGGGGGTGGGGGTGAGGGCCACGGAGCTGGCCCAGGCCTACGCCCTACAGCGCGACTCCTTCGGCAAGAAGCTGGCCGAGCACCAGGGGGTGCAGTTCATGATCGCCGACAGCCACATGGAGCTCCACGCCGCCCGGCTCATGGTCTGGCACGCCGCCTGGAAGCTGGACCGGGGGGAAAGGATCCGCCACGAGGCCTCCATGGCCAAGGTCTTCGTGGCCGAGGCCGTGGGGCGGGCCGTGGACCGGGCGGTGCAGATCACGGGGGGCCTGGGGATCAGCGAGGACATCCCCCTCTCCATCTTCTACCGGGAGGTACGGCCCTTCCGCATCTACGATGGGCCTAGCGAGGTCCACCGGGCCTCCATCGGCAAGCGGGCCCTCTACAAGGGTTTGCGGCCATGAGGGAAGCCCTGGAAGCGGCCTTTCGGGAACTCTTTGGCCCTGGGGAGCTGGTGGCCCTCAGGCGGATCCCCGGCGGGGCCTCCAAGGAGGCCTGGGCCCTGGACTACCGCGCGGGAGGGCGGGTCTATCCCCTCTTCCTCCGCCGGGCGGGGGGCGGGGTGATCCAACGGCGCACCCTGGCCCTGGCCACAGAGTTCCGCCTCCTGGAACTAGCCCACGCCCACGGGGTCAAGGTGGCCCGCCCCCTCTGGTACTTCCCCGACCTCGAGGGTCGCGAGGCCTTCCTCATGGAAAGGCTAGAGGGGGAGTCCATCGGCACCCGGGTGGTCCGCCGCCCGGAGTACCAGCGGGCGCGGGAAACCCTCCCCAGGGCCATGGCCGAGGAGCTGGCC encodes:
- a CDS encoding branched-chain amino acid ABC transporter permease, whose translation is MRLGLLVLCLALLGPFLGEYGLKLLSEALILGLYAMAFNLLFHQAGLLSFGQAAFFGVGAYAMALLMARSGWSFLATLPLAFLLGGAAAFLVGFLSLRLTRIYFTMLTLAFAQLLYAVAHKWYAFTGGDNGITDLRPAGPWGESLPFYYLTLGLFGLLVGLLASLERSPFGYALRALRDNRARAEAVGLDGFRHLLLAFALAGAISGVAGALQGALQRSVFPDYLFWTRSAEAIISTILGGSGVFLGPAVGAAAFLFLRVLVQAQTEYWPFFLGLLLLLMVLFFPRGLAGVWARLGRGISLGVERGAPRG
- a CDS encoding phenylacetate--CoA ligase family protein is translated as MRAFWEPEVETLPRPQLESLQLERLRQQVERLWRTSAFFREKWAGVNLELRHLEDLSRLPLVTKAELRAEQQAHPPLGRYTGVEAQSWREYHPSSGTTGFPVGTVWSEGDVENITQVTARVLYGYGLRPGDILLNGFSYGLWVAGLAVHYAARAMGLFVLPVGAGQTERHLELMERFRPRALTATPSFGLYLGEALRARGLESPLRIGAFGGEAGTENPSTRRRLEEALSLQAYDFYGLAEMGPTFAGECQAKAGLHFAEDHYLVEVVDPESQEPLPEGEVGVLVLTHLTREATPLVRYYTGDLARLTKEPCPCGRTHLRAVGGILGRVDDLVVYRGAKFYPGQVEEVVRRFPELAGEYRIEVWEAGGLVQGVTVVVEMAHPGVGEGLVEALRQSLKAALGVTPEVRLEAPGTLERTAFKAKRVVRHAQA
- a CDS encoding SDR family NAD(P)-dependent oxidoreductase, whose protein sequence is MPRLEGRPVLVIGATRGIGLAVAQELARRGARLGLTGRDPERVRAVATELGAWGKAVDVRRREDLVEAVAGFARDVGLYGLVYNAGTSPAFTRAERLSLEVWDEVLAVNLTGAFVAAQAFAQRLVGEGSVVLVGSVLGFRGGGRLAAYTASKAGLWGLTRALALDWAERGIRVNLVAPGWTETEMTQGLREHPHLGPALLREIPLGRMARPEEVARMVAFLLEPENAYLTGGFYAVDGGVGAR
- a CDS encoding ABC transporter substrate-binding protein, coding for MKAWRWILAFGLLAGLVLAQGQQPIKIGALFILSGNFAGYGKSGSQGAQLAVEEINARGGVLGRPLQLLVVDDQGNPEVGVREARRLVLQEKVDFLFGIDSSSVALAVAPLTDEYKIPLVVTHAATPTLTEQCRPYVFRTSNNARMDAWAAAALAATLPVKRWANIGPDYEFGRVSWQDFIARLRQLRPDVEVVSEQWPRFGSTDYASFITALMRARPEGVFSTLWAGDMVIFARQAKAFGFFNQVRYFVNPVGAALEVLAPLGKETPEGLLVSARYWFLYPNAERNRAFVEAYRKRFGEYPSYNAQEAYAGMQMLALAIQKARSTQAEAIRKAFEADGGLVYEAPEGRKRMRPEDHQVFESLVWGYTKHSPEYPFAILERMRIVPASDTVYPTQCKR
- a CDS encoding MerR family transcriptional regulator, which gives rise to MAQSTIPSLYTLSDLARESGVSRRILQHYAHLGLLEPGALTQGGRKLYTGFALYLIQDIQDLNQLGFTLEEIRKIMALKKVIFHPDGTYREDWRREEIPLTQEELWAMWAKTGEVLSSMERQERMIRRFHRFLTKHFAPKEVRDGLRSGPGDGGAQGAGAGLPGGGGDPQGGGGGQEPG
- a CDS encoding ABC transporter ATP-binding protein, with the translated sequence MSLRLEGFRAGYGGIPVLHGLDLEVREGEVVALLGRNGAGKTTTLKGIMGLVRSQGGRVVYRDQDLARMPPFLRAQLGLGYVPDDRRIFPELTVRENLLIAHRPGPWTLDRVYGLLPRLQEIENRRGGLLSGGEQQMLTLARTLMTNPRFLLLDEPTEGLAPLIVEEIARLLLELKREGMPILLAEQNLRFTGRVADRAYVLETGEIRLSGPMGELMHREEVAALLSL
- a CDS encoding branched-chain amino acid ABC transporter permease encodes the protein MDLSFLLLQLLTGLAYASTLFLLSVGLSLIFGAMGIVNFAHGSFYMLGAYLLFAFTRGQAEGFWAGLFLVLAAGLVVGALVERLLIRPIYPRPEEYQILLTYALLLILEDLVRLAFGAGYRSFPLPPLFSSPLFLLGAPFPSYYLFLLALAGLSALGLWAFLYRTRLGTWVRAATQDREMLEALGVNVPLLYTAIFALGIALAALGGAALVPLQAATPGMAVDAVINAFIVVVIGGLGSVWGALLGAVLIGLLQAFGILLLPEMAMVFPFALMALVLLLRPWGLLGRPPAVRT
- a CDS encoding ABC transporter ATP-binding protein, which produces MGPNGAGKTTLFNVITGRIRPDAGRVRFRGEEITGWPTSRVARKGIAISFQRAQPFSSFTVLEAVVLARLGYEGRTFTLQPLKAFPGAWEQAREALVKVGLGGYAHRPVSELPLGDLKRLDVAIALVARPKLLLLDEPLAGLSRAERKQMVEFIRGLLRQEGITLLFTEHDTEAVLALADRITVLHQGQVLAEGTPEEIQKDQKVRQAFLGGGA
- a CDS encoding acyl-CoA dehydrogenase family protein, which gives rise to MDFGLDRETEALKERVRAFLEEAVIPREGEAARNLDSLEAIAKELQGEAKRRGLFLPHMPKALGGLGLTWTQLAVVLEEAGRSLLGPKALNASAPDEGNMHLLEKVGSEAQKRRYLHPLLEGEIRSAFAMTEPMGAGADPSLLKATARRKGRGFVLEGRKWFITGAEGAAFFIVLARAEEGPTLFLVDRENPGLKLVRTIPTMDHWSIGGHGELVLEGCEVGEEAVLGEVGQGFAYAELRLDPARLTHCMRWLGVGVRATELAQAYALQRDSFGKKLAEHQGVQFMIADSHMELHAARLMVWHAAWKLDRGERIRHEASMAKVFVAEAVGRAVDRAVQITGGLGISEDIPLSIFYREVRPFRIYDGPSEVHRASIGKRALYKGLRP